The window GCGGAGTATTTCGCAAAACTTCAGCAAGCACGTTGAAGTTTGGTTGCGAAGTAAGTCCGGACAAAGAAGCCAAAGCGACATCTACAACATCTACACCTGCTTCTATGGCTTTCAGATACGTTGCATTTTGTATTGATGAAGTATCGTGCGTATGTAAATGAATTGGAATGTCGATTGATTTTTTCAGAGCATTGATCAGTAGTTCCGCGGAATAAGGCTTAAGCAGTCCGGCCATGTCTTTGATGCCAAGAATATGTGAGCCGGCGTCTTCCAGTTTTTTTGCCATATCCACATAATACTGCAATGAATACTTCTGACGCTTTGGGTCAAGTAAATCACCGGTGTAACAGATACATGCTTCCGCAAGTCCGCCTGTTCTTTCACGAACCGCACGAATGCTTACGTTCATGCTGTCAATCCAATTCAGCGAATCAAAAATGCGGAATACATCTACTCCGTTTTCCCAGCTTTTTTCAATGAATTTTTCAACCAGATTATCCGGGTAAGAGGCATACCCTACTGCATTGGCACCACGGATCAGCATTTGCAGCAAAATATTTGGCACCGCTGACCGGATCAATTGAAGACGCTTCCAGGGACATTCATGCAAAAAGCGAAGCGCTACATCGAAGGTTGCACCGCCCCAGACTTCCATAGAGAATAATTGCGGATGATGACGGGCATAACTTTCGGCGACTTTCAACAAGTCCGTTGTCCTTACTCGTGTTGCGAGCAAGGATTGATGCGCATCACGAAATGTAGTATCGGTGAATTTTACTTTTGCTTCGTCTTTCAGCCAGGCCGCGAATTTTTCCGGTCCAAGATCATCCAGTTTTTGTTTTGTACCGTTTGGAATTTTCTGATTTCTGTCGAATGCCGGGACTTTAGGGCTATGAAAAATTTTGCTCTTGTCAATTTTAGCTACATCCGGATTTCCATTCACAAGTACATCCGCCAGATAGCGCAGCATTTTCGTTCCTCTATCCTGGCCGGCTTTTGTAAGTAATAAATCGGGATGTTTTTCAATAAAGCGTACAGTGATATTTCCGCTTTCGAAAAGTGGATGCATGATCACATTTTCAAGAAACGCGATATTGGTTTTGACACCACGGATCCGGAATTCTGTGAGCGCTCGATACAACCTGCGGCTGGCTCCTTTGAGTGTCCGGCCTTTGGCGGTTATTTTTACCAGCATGGAATCAAAGAAAGGAGAAACTTTTACACCCTGGTATGAGCTGCCCTCGTCAAGCCGGATACCATAGCCGCCGGCATGACGATAGGCGATGATGGTTCCATAATCCGGTTTGAATTCATTCGATGGATCCTCTGTTGTGATCCGGCATTGAATTGCGAATCCATTACATGGAATTGAAGCCTGATCTGCAATGTCGATTCTTGGAGAAGAAAGAGCAGTGCCATCTGCAATTAGAATCTGACTTCTGACAAGATCGATGCGGGTGACTTCTTCAGTTACTGTATGTTCTACCTGGATACGTGGGTTTACCTCGATGAAATAAATATTTTCATCCTTGTCCACAAGAAATTCAACAGTACCTGCATTGTTGTAATTTACATACTTCGCGATACTCAGCGCATACTTATAAAGATTGTCTTTTGTTTCCTGTTTCAGATTGGGTGCCGGAGCTATTTCCACCACTTTTTGAAACCGTCTTTGCACACTGCAATCACGTTCATACAAATGCACAATATTGCCTTGGTTGTCGCCAAGGATCTGAACTTCTATATGCTTTGGGTCATCAACATATTTCTCGATAAAGATTGTATCATCTCCAAATGCGTTTCCGGCTTCACGGCGGGCTTCTGAAAAGGCTTTTTCAAGATCTTCTTCTTTATGAATCACTCTCATTCCCCGGCCGCCACCTCCGGCACTTGCTTTAAAGATGACCGGGAAACCAATACGCCTTGCTTCTTTCAGCGCGATTTCTGTCGAGGTTAATTTCTCTTTGTTGTCTTCAATAACAGGTACGCCACAGGCGCGTGCAACCAGTTTGGATTTTACTTTATCTCCAAGTTGATCCATAACCTCCGGTGTCGGGCCAACGAAAATGATTCCTTCTTCCCTGCAACGTCTTGCGAAATGAACATTTTCACTGAGAAAACCATAACCAGGATGGATCGCCTGGATTTTATTTGCTTTGGCGATACGAATAATCTCTTCAATATCCAGATAGGGTTTCAGGGGATCGTTGTCGGCTCCGATCTGGTAGGCTTCATCTGCTTTAAAACGATGTAACGAATATCGGTCTTCATAAGTAAAGACTGCAACCGTACGGATGCGAAGTTCTGATGCGGCACGTAAAACGCGAATGGCGATTTCGCCACGATTGGCGACAAGAAGTTTTTGAATTTTTTCCATAGGGAGATGAGCAGAAAGAGGCTAAACCAAAGAAAGTAAATTACCTCAAAGTTGATTCAGGCCGGAAGCAATATCTGTCAACAAAAAAGTGTTGGTTACACCCGATTTACGGGTGCAGGAGTAAAAACTAAGTAATTGAACCCTAGTTGACAGGCTGGGAAATTTGTTCTAATGCTTCCTGAACTGTTTTCACCGGTAATTTGCAAGTGTGGTTCTGACATACGTAGATCAAAGTTTCTCCTTTGATATAGCGGTTGTTCAGCAGACTGAGTTTTCCGGAATCGTTTTTACATCCGGCATAAAGTACATTGATCGTGTACAGAGCCTGGAGTTGTTTGCGATAAATTTCAGCCTCCCCACCAACGATCACCACTTCTTTTGATGGATAAACA of the Bacteroidota bacterium genome contains:
- a CDS encoding pyruvate carboxylase, encoding MEKIQKLLVANRGEIAIRVLRAASELRIRTVAVFTYEDRYSLHRFKADEAYQIGADNDPLKPYLDIEEIIRIAKANKIQAIHPGYGFLSENVHFARRCREEGIIFVGPTPEVMDQLGDKVKSKLVARACGVPVIEDNKEKLTSTEIALKEARRIGFPVIFKASAGGGGRGMRVIHKEEDLEKAFSEARREAGNAFGDDTIFIEKYVDDPKHIEVQILGDNQGNIVHLYERDCSVQRRFQKVVEIAPAPNLKQETKDNLYKYALSIAKYVNYNNAGTVEFLVDKDENIYFIEVNPRIQVEHTVTEEVTRIDLVRSQILIADGTALSSPRIDIADQASIPCNGFAIQCRITTEDPSNEFKPDYGTIIAYRHAGGYGIRLDEGSSYQGVKVSPFFDSMLVKITAKGRTLKGASRRLYRALTEFRIRGVKTNIAFLENVIMHPLFESGNITVRFIEKHPDLLLTKAGQDRGTKMLRYLADVLVNGNPDVAKIDKSKIFHSPKVPAFDRNQKIPNGTKQKLDDLGPEKFAAWLKDEAKVKFTDTTFRDAHQSLLATRVRTTDLLKVAESYARHHPQLFSMEVWGGATFDVALRFLHECPWKRLQLIRSAVPNILLQMLIRGANAVGYASYPDNLVEKFIEKSWENGVDVFRIFDSLNWIDSMNVSIRAVRERTGGLAEACICYTGDLLDPKRQKYSLQYYVDMAKKLEDAGSHILGIKDMAGLLKPYSAELLINALKKSIDIPIHLHTHDTSSIQNATYLKAIEAGVDVVDVALASLSGLTSQPNFNVLAEVLRNTPHETGFDIPSLNDFSNYWETVREYYYPFESGLMAGTAEVYKHEIPGGQYSNLKPQALSLGLAERMDDIKKAYEDVNEMFGDIVKVTPSSKVVGDMAMFMVTGNYSKEDIYAKGETLSFPESVKSMFRGDLGQPYGGWPEELQKMILKDEKPYTDLPNAHLQPIEFEKEFALFQEKFDHYQSFLDFLSWKFYPKVFEEYYNFQKQFGELSPLPTPAFFFPMKSNEEIMVNIGTGKTLLIRLLYVSDHADDDGNRTVFFRLNGQTRSIEVKDRTVVVRRASNPKASGDNQIGAPLQGRLARIFVKAGEKVKRNAPLFTIEAMKMETTITATKDLTIKRLALSEATMVESEDLVIEIEE